The Candidatus Krumholzibacteriia bacterium genome includes a region encoding these proteins:
- the yihA gene encoding ribosome biogenesis GTP-binding protein YihA/YsxC yields the protein MKIKTVEYTGSFGFPGGFPADPRPEVALFGRSNVGKSSLINTLLGREGVARISKTPGKTRAANFFRINDRFFLVDMPGYGYAKIPRSESRRFTRMFELYLAEPRKNALVQLIDARHEPTDLDVESVRRLDATGRPMCLVFTKADKVSKSSMSGRISAAIRELDVRPDTGVVAFSSVTGNGRKELWAWIEASFAL from the coding sequence ATGAAGATCAAGACTGTCGAGTATACGGGGTCCTTCGGGTTCCCCGGCGGCTTTCCCGCGGACCCGCGGCCCGAAGTGGCGCTGTTCGGGCGCTCCAACGTGGGCAAGTCGTCGCTGATCAACACCCTGCTCGGGCGCGAGGGGGTGGCGCGCATTTCCAAGACCCCGGGCAAGACGCGCGCGGCCAACTTCTTCCGAATCAACGACCGCTTCTTCCTGGTGGACATGCCCGGCTATGGCTACGCCAAGATCCCCAGGTCCGAGTCGCGCCGCTTCACCCGGATGTTCGAGTTGTACCTCGCCGAGCCGCGCAAGAACGCGCTGGTGCAGCTGATCGATGCCCGCCACGAGCCCACCGACCTCGATGTCGAGTCCGTGCGGCGCCTGGACGCGACCGGGCGGCCCATGTGCCTCGTGTTCACCAAGGCGGACAAGGTGAGCAAGTCGTCCATGAGCGGGCGCATCTCGGCGGCCATCCGCGAACTGGACGTGCGGCCGGACACGGGCGTGGTTGCGTTCTCGAGTGTCACCGGTAACGGGCGCAAGGAGTTGTGGGCCTGGATCGAGGCCTCCTTTGCGCTGTGA
- a CDS encoding AMP-binding protein, whose amino-acid sequence MTNSSPIQSLRAAGLSESAAERLSGYLARAGAMDPAAGWSLVSREALDPSLPHAAHRFLYDTIFAAWDGSRGPRPAWTPTSDEAAATHIAAACRRLGLDDYAGLHRWSVRHRTEFWRDTLNTLSIRFRTEPGGILDVSRGVANARWLTGAHLNIADSCFLASGDTTAIIHQRPGEPPARISYADLQALSNRFANGLRALGAKPGTAVAVAMPMTLESVVAYLGIVKAGCVVVSVADSFAADEIRTRLRIAGAEIAVTQDIVVRAGKTLPMARKVFDAGARICVVVPHAGKPTVALREGDCAWDAFLSDDDRFEAHAGAADDPTNVLFSSGTTGDPKAIPWSHATPIKCAMDAHYHHDIHPGDVVAWPTNLGWMMGPWLIYASFVNCATMALCGDAPNTAAFCRFVQDARVTMLGIVPSIVKAWRAGDATDGVDWSSIRAFSSTGEASNADDYLWLMARAGYRPVVEYCGGTEIGGGYLTQALTQAASPATFSTPSLGLDVRIVDEDGNPAHNGELFIVPPSIGLSHTLLNRDHAEVYHAGTPRGPVGETLRRHGDQMEMLPGGYYRAHGRADDTMNLGGIKVSSAEIERAVLGVEGLSDVAAIAVDPAGGGPSRLVLYVVGEKLDAAAVKSSAQKAIAARLNPLFRVHDVCVVDTLPRTASNKVMRRVLRDQYRA is encoded by the coding sequence ATGACGAATTCCTCCCCCATCCAGAGCCTGCGCGCGGCGGGACTCAGCGAGTCGGCCGCAGAGCGCCTGTCCGGATACCTTGCGCGCGCGGGCGCCATGGACCCGGCGGCCGGCTGGAGCCTGGTTTCCCGCGAGGCGCTCGATCCGTCGCTCCCCCACGCGGCCCATCGCTTTCTCTACGACACGATCTTCGCCGCCTGGGACGGCTCGCGCGGTCCCCGTCCCGCCTGGACCCCCACCTCGGACGAGGCCGCGGCCACCCACATCGCCGCCGCCTGCCGCCGCCTGGGGCTGGATGACTACGCCGGGCTGCACCGCTGGTCGGTTCGTCACCGCACCGAGTTCTGGCGCGACACGTTGAACACGCTCTCGATCCGCTTCCGGACGGAACCGGGCGGGATACTCGACGTCTCGCGCGGCGTGGCCAACGCGCGCTGGCTCACCGGGGCACACCTCAACATCGCCGACAGCTGTTTTCTCGCCTCCGGCGACACCACCGCCATCATCCACCAGCGTCCGGGTGAGCCGCCGGCGCGGATCAGCTATGCGGACCTGCAGGCACTCAGCAACCGCTTCGCCAATGGTCTGCGCGCGCTGGGCGCGAAGCCCGGCACGGCGGTCGCGGTCGCCATGCCCATGACCCTGGAGTCCGTGGTTGCCTACCTGGGGATCGTCAAGGCCGGATGCGTCGTTGTTTCGGTGGCGGACAGTTTTGCGGCGGATGAAATCCGCACGCGGCTGCGCATCGCGGGCGCGGAGATTGCGGTGACGCAGGACATCGTGGTGCGCGCGGGCAAGACGCTGCCGATGGCCCGGAAAGTCTTCGACGCGGGCGCGCGCATCTGCGTGGTGGTGCCGCACGCCGGCAAGCCCACCGTGGCGCTGCGGGAGGGGGACTGCGCGTGGGACGCGTTTCTCTCCGACGACGACCGCTTCGAGGCCCACGCCGGCGCCGCCGACGACCCCACCAACGTGCTCTTTTCCTCCGGCACCACCGGCGACCCCAAGGCGATCCCGTGGTCGCACGCGACACCCATCAAGTGCGCCATGGACGCCCACTACCACCACGACATCCACCCCGGTGACGTGGTGGCGTGGCCCACCAATCTGGGCTGGATGATGGGGCCGTGGCTGATCTACGCGAGCTTCGTCAACTGCGCCACCATGGCGCTGTGCGGCGACGCGCCCAACACCGCGGCGTTCTGCCGCTTCGTCCAGGATGCACGCGTAACCATGCTGGGGATCGTGCCCAGCATCGTGAAGGCGTGGCGCGCGGGCGATGCCACCGACGGCGTGGACTGGTCGTCGATTCGCGCCTTCAGCTCCACCGGCGAGGCCTCCAACGCGGACGATTACCTGTGGCTGATGGCGCGGGCCGGCTACCGTCCGGTGGTGGAGTACTGCGGTGGCACCGAGATCGGCGGCGGCTACCTCACGCAGGCGCTCACCCAGGCGGCGTCACCCGCCACCTTCTCCACACCCTCGCTGGGTCTCGACGTGCGCATCGTCGACGAGGACGGCAACCCCGCCCATAACGGCGAGCTGTTCATCGTGCCCCCTTCCATCGGCCTCTCGCACACGCTCCTCAACCGCGACCATGCGGAGGTCTACCATGCGGGCACGCCGCGCGGTCCGGTGGGCGAGACCCTGCGCCGCCATGGTGACCAGATGGAGATGCTGCCGGGCGGGTACTACCGGGCCCACGGGCGCGCGGACGACACCATGAACCTGGGCGGCATCAAGGTGAGTTCAGCGGAAATTGAACGGGCGGTACTGGGCGTCGAAGGGCTCAGCGACGTGGCCGCAATCGCGGTGGATCCTGCCGGCGGCGGCCCCAGCCGGCTGGTGCTGTACGTGGTGGGCGAGAAACTGGATGCGGCCGCAGTCAAGTCTTCGGCCCAGAAGGCCATCGCCGCGAGACTCAATCCCCTCTTCCGGGTCCACGACGTGTGCGTTGTGGACACCCTCCCCCGCACCGCATCCAACAAGGTCATGCGGCGGGTTCTGCGCGATCAGTACCGCGCGTAG